A stretch of the Gossypium hirsutum isolate 1008001.06 chromosome D07, Gossypium_hirsutum_v2.1, whole genome shotgun sequence genome encodes the following:
- the LOC107954506 gene encoding jasmonoyl--L-amino acid synthetase JAR4: protein MLEKMEILHVEKVIEEFETMTKDTENVQRETLKKILEENGSAEYLQNLGLNGRTDPQSFKACVPVVTHQDLDPYIQRIVDGASSPILTGKPITTISLSSGTTQGRPKFVPFNDELMETTLQIFRTSYAFRNREFPVKNGKALQFIYSSKQSRTKGGLFAGTATTNVFRNSQFKKAMKAMQSQCCSPDEVIFGPDFRQSLYCHLLCGLIFREEIQLVSSTFAHSIVHAFRTLEQVWEELCVDIREGILTSRITFPSVRSAMAKLLKPNPELADLIRRKISGLSNWYGLIPELFPNVKYIYGIMTGSMEHYLKKLRHYAGDVPLISADYGSSEGWIGANINPNVPTESTTYAVLPNIGYFEFIPLKENVEEQVHDRGDANILSMEPKPVSLTEVKIGEEYEVIVTSFAGLYRYRLGDVVKVMGFHNSTPELKFICRRNLMLTVNIDKNTEKDLQQAVEEAAKLIAEEKQEVIDFSSHVDMWTDPGHYVIFWEISGEVSDEVLKECCNFLDRSFVDAGYVSSRKVNAIGPLELRILRRGTFQKVLDHYLGLGAAVSQFKTPRCVGPTNYKVLQILCDNVVKTYFSTAF, encoded by the exons ATGTTAGAAAAGATGGAAATTCTACACGTAGAAAAAGTGATAGAAGAGTTCGAAACGATGACCAAAGATACTGAGAATGTTCAAAGGGAgactttaaagaaaattttagaagAAAATGGAAGCGCCGAGTATTTGCAGAATCTGGGTCTCAATGGCAGAACTGACCCCCAAAGCTTCAAGGCTTGTGTTCCTGTCGTCACTCACCAGGATTTGGATCCTTATATTCAAAGAATTGTCGATGGTGCTTCTTCCCCGATTCTCACCGGAAAACCCATAACCACCATATCTCTCAG CTCTGGCACCACTCAAGGAAGGCCCAAGTTTGTGCCGTTCAATGACGAATTGATGGAAACCACTTTGCAGATATTCCGTACTTCTTATGCTTTTAGAAACAG GGAATTCCCTGTCAAGAATGGGAAGGCTTTGCAGTTCATATACAGCAGCAAGCAGAGTAGGACGAAAGGGGGATTGTTTGCTGGAACCGCTACGACCAATGTGTTTCGCAATTCGCAGTTTAAGAAGGCAATGAAAGCAATGCAATCTCAGTGTTGCAGCCCAGATGAGGTGATATTTGGTCCAGATTTCCGTCAATCTTTGTATTGCCATCTTTTATGCGGGCTGATTTTCCGCGAGGAAATCCAGTTGGTTTCCTCTACCTTTGCCCATAGCATAGTTCATGCGTTTCGAACTCTTGAACAAGTGTGGGAAGAGCTTTGTGTTGATATTAGAGAAGGGATCCTCACAAGCCGCATCACTTTCCCATCCGTCCGGTCAGCTATGGCTAAATTACTGAAGCCCAATCCTGAGTTGGCAGACTTAATTCGTAGGAAAATTTCAGGGTTGAGTAATTGGTATGGATTGATACCGGAGCTTTTCCCTAATGTCAAATACATCTATGGGATCATGACTGGGTCCATGGAGCATTATCTGAAGAAATTAAGACATTATGCGGGGGATGTGCCTCTTATAAGTGCTGATTATGGTTCTTCTGAGGGGTGGATTGGGGCAAATATCAACCCAAATGTGCCTACAGAGTCTACTACTTATGCTGTTCTTCCAAATATTGGCTATTTTGAGTTCATTCCTCTGAAAGAGAATGTTGAAGAGCAAGTCCATGACAGAGGTGATGCTAATATCCTCTCTATGGAGCCCAAACCAGTGAGTCTGACTGAAGTTAAAATCGGTGAAGAGTATGAGGTTATTGTCACAAGTTTTGCAG GGTTATACAGGTATAGGCTAGGGGATGTGGTGAAGGTCATGGGGTTCCATAACTCAACCCCGGAACTGAAATTTATATGCAGAAGAAACCTGATGCTGACCGTAAACATCGACAAAAACACTGAGAAGGATTTGCAGCAAGCAGTGGAAGAAGCAGCCAAGTTGATTGCGGAGGAAAAGCAGGAAGTGATAGATTTCTCGAGCCATGTGGACATGTGGACCGACCCCGGTCACTACGTGATATTTTGGGAAATAAGTGGGGAAGTAAGCGATGAAGTGCTGAAAGAATGCTGCAATTTTTTGGATCGTTCATTTGTGGATGCAGGGTATGTTAGTTCCCGGAAGGTGAACGCGATTGGTCCCCTTGAGCTCCGAATTCTTAGGAGGGGAACGTTTCAGAAGGTTTTGGATCATTACTTAGGGTTAGGGGCTGCTGTTAGCCAATTTAAAACACCACGGTGCGTAGGGCCTACTAACTATAAAGTGTTGCAGATCTTGTGCGACAATGTTGTCAAGACCTACTTTAGTACTGCTTTCTAG